Proteins encoded together in one Leptospira semungkisensis window:
- the ilvB gene encoding biosynthetic-type acetolactate synthase large subunit, whose protein sequence is MSKSEAKITGARLMVELLEEYGVDIVFGYPGGAILPFYDELYKSTKIKHILVRHEQGAIHMAEGYARSTGKLGVCIATSGPGATNLVTGLTDARLDSVPILAITGQVATNAIGTDAFQEADIYGITIPITKYNALIKSADDIARHFEEATLIALGGRPGPVLLDFPKDVQTELTNVRKSSKLKINPRHYQKPPIGGDLDAFAAALNKAKRPLLYVGGGAINANASKEIRELAEKGNIPVTTTLMGIGAFPGTHKLAVGMLGMHGTAYANKAVLECDYILNLGARFDDRVAKPGEFAENAVRAHIDIDTAEFNKRVSVDHIVHGDLKEVLKVLIPKVEKVDRSSWLEYLDTIRKNHPLEFDDSSDSIKPQAFLQKLFEKSKGKAIVSTDVGQHQMWAAQYYLFDEANKWLTSGGLGTMGYGLPAAIGAKFGNPNSTVICVSGDGSIQMNIQELATIAMYKKGVKILIFNNNFLGMVRQWQELFYEERFSESEWNYNPDFVKLGEAYSIKGMRVATKSEIDKAIEFFLEGDEARILEVMIPAEEKVFPMIPAGKSQKDMIEFSDAIRTGKK, encoded by the coding sequence ATGTCGAAAAGTGAAGCAAAGATCACGGGCGCTCGATTGATGGTCGAACTCCTGGAAGAATACGGAGTAGATATCGTTTTCGGATATCCAGGCGGCGCCATCCTACCTTTTTACGACGAACTTTATAAAAGTACTAAGATTAAACATATCCTTGTTCGCCATGAACAAGGAGCCATCCACATGGCAGAAGGTTATGCGAGATCCACAGGCAAACTTGGAGTTTGCATTGCGACTTCCGGTCCAGGCGCAACCAACTTAGTCACCGGCCTAACCGATGCAAGACTAGATTCCGTACCGATCCTCGCCATTACAGGTCAGGTGGCTACGAATGCGATTGGCACCGATGCTTTTCAAGAAGCTGATATTTACGGCATCACGATCCCGATCACAAAATACAATGCTCTTATCAAATCCGCAGACGATATCGCAAGACATTTCGAAGAGGCAACTCTAATCGCATTAGGTGGAAGACCCGGACCAGTGCTCTTGGATTTTCCAAAAGACGTTCAGACGGAACTCACGAATGTGCGCAAGTCTTCCAAATTAAAGATCAATCCTCGCCATTACCAAAAGCCTCCGATCGGTGGAGACTTGGATGCGTTTGCAGCCGCTTTGAATAAGGCGAAGCGTCCTCTTCTCTATGTAGGAGGAGGGGCGATCAACGCAAATGCTTCCAAAGAGATCAGAGAACTTGCGGAGAAGGGAAATATTCCTGTCACCACAACTCTGATGGGAATCGGAGCCTTCCCCGGAACTCATAAGCTTGCAGTCGGAATGTTGGGAATGCACGGAACAGCTTATGCTAATAAAGCTGTATTAGAATGTGATTATATTCTAAATTTGGGAGCCAGATTCGACGACCGAGTAGCTAAACCGGGAGAGTTTGCGGAGAATGCGGTACGAGCACATATCGATATCGATACCGCCGAATTCAATAAAAGGGTTTCCGTGGATCATATCGTACACGGGGACTTGAAAGAAGTCTTAAAAGTGTTGATCCCTAAGGTGGAGAAGGTGGACAGATCTTCCTGGTTGGAATATCTGGATACGATCCGAAAAAACCATCCACTAGAGTTCGACGATTCTTCGGATTCGATCAAGCCACAAGCATTCTTGCAAAAACTATTCGAGAAGAGTAAGGGAAAGGCGATCGTTTCCACGGATGTGGGACAACACCAAATGTGGGCCGCTCAGTATTATCTTTTTGACGAAGCCAATAAATGGCTTACCTCGGGAGGACTGGGCACCATGGGTTACGGTCTTCCCGCAGCCATAGGAGCTAAGTTCGGAAATCCGAATAGCACAGTGATCTGTGTTTCGGGTGACGGTTCTATCCAGATGAACATACAAGAGCTTGCGACCATAGCCATGTATAAGAAGGGAGTGAAGATACTGATCTTCAATAATAACTTCTTAGGAATGGTCCGGCAATGGCAGGAATTATTCTACGAGGAGAGATTCTCGGAGTCCGAGTGGAATTATAATCCTGACTTCGTGAAATTAGGAGAGGCTTATTCCATCAAAGGAATGAGGGTCGCTACGAAATCCGAAATAGACAAGGCAATCGAATTCTTCTTAGAAGGAGACGAGGCAAGAATCTTAGAAGTAATGATCCCTGCAGAGGAGAAGGTGTTCCCTATGATCCCGGCAGGAAAATCCCAAAAGGACATGATAGAATTTTCGGACGCAATCCGAACTGGTAAGAAATGA
- a CDS encoding helicase, which yields MSGESVLLQELEKLELNDLKKTASLWNIPKLPFKEKNKNVKFLYDSFLDEFFLKGVLEKLTILQVNIYTSILKNKNVLTLGEISRKVNIPPINVEMELNLLRKYHLVYQRKNRERLTNNLDKYHAYEELASLVSLEQNLKGDKYKVSVEKLLERKKLTDISAEWKKAVKAPAKIDSIRKFITHATSPEAYEASLLSLSELERDTLIRIYLSGGAADADDIRSFIVMGRGKYEAIIPALVEKGLVADVCFVEEKFVRIFALPDELLKYIQNNPILPSVKKGTRQRQEKIATNELDFFLNTKKLLSYISRKGLVLAKSGKVKQADHKRTEQELLNPDISIFPEKSQIYQMELILPILKLLNLADIKGENIILRGDLEGFLSKDIFEIMKLVIHEVNEARMKRVNPPEVFQPTEMPFYDKMILDKCVNLIIKSKRIHLSVIFSNIIREHLIFSPGFRTKNFQTDLADLRKEIMSAIFYLHLFGLLEVEYPNRFLNLSKLGEYFFQTGELSNSTEKGGITINPDFSVIAFPEKVSIYGIHLLKAFTELKDYDRVYTFVLTKEAYQLGILLGYKTNEFVDFLKASSKAELAQNLLFLLEDWGGNLPVVEVAEDCVLVRTKDQNVMELLLGQIKGKKIVLDEIGPTAVLVDKTRVQDVITVAEKLNLIINLTR from the coding sequence ATGAGCGGCGAATCGGTTTTATTGCAAGAATTAGAAAAACTCGAACTGAACGACCTAAAGAAGACCGCCTCTCTCTGGAACATTCCCAAGCTCCCGTTCAAAGAAAAAAATAAGAACGTTAAGTTCCTTTATGATAGTTTTCTAGATGAATTCTTTCTAAAAGGAGTTCTAGAAAAGCTGACTATTCTCCAGGTGAATATCTATACTTCTATATTGAAGAATAAGAATGTTCTCACTCTCGGAGAGATCTCCCGTAAAGTAAATATTCCCCCAATCAACGTGGAGATGGAGTTAAACCTTCTCCGCAAATATCATTTAGTCTACCAAAGAAAGAATAGAGAAAGATTAACCAATAACCTGGATAAGTATCATGCTTATGAGGAATTGGCTTCTCTGGTCTCTTTGGAGCAAAATCTCAAAGGAGACAAATACAAAGTCTCCGTAGAGAAGCTTTTAGAACGCAAAAAGCTAACAGATATCTCTGCAGAATGGAAGAAGGCAGTCAAGGCTCCGGCCAAAATAGACAGCATTCGTAAGTTCATCACTCATGCTACCTCTCCTGAGGCGTATGAGGCATCACTCCTATCGTTAAGCGAATTGGAGAGGGATACACTTATCCGGATCTATCTGAGCGGTGGAGCTGCTGACGCAGACGATATTCGCAGTTTTATCGTCATGGGCAGAGGCAAATACGAGGCAATCATTCCGGCACTAGTCGAAAAAGGTCTTGTTGCAGATGTTTGCTTTGTAGAAGAGAAGTTTGTTCGAATCTTTGCTCTTCCAGATGAACTTTTAAAATACATCCAAAATAATCCGATCCTTCCTTCCGTTAAGAAGGGAACTCGCCAGAGACAGGAAAAGATCGCAACGAACGAGTTGGATTTCTTCCTGAATACGAAGAAACTTCTCTCTTATATCAGCAGAAAGGGACTCGTGCTTGCTAAGTCTGGCAAGGTAAAGCAAGCGGATCATAAACGCACAGAACAAGAACTATTAAATCCAGATATCAGTATCTTCCCGGAGAAGAGTCAGATCTATCAAATGGAGCTGATCCTTCCTATATTAAAACTTTTGAATCTAGCAGATATCAAAGGGGAAAATATCATTCTGAGAGGAGATCTGGAAGGTTTCTTAAGCAAAGACATCTTTGAGATCATGAAACTCGTCATCCATGAGGTGAACGAGGCGAGAATGAAGAGGGTCAATCCTCCCGAGGTTTTCCAACCTACGGAGATGCCTTTCTATGATAAGATGATCCTGGACAAATGTGTGAACCTAATCATCAAGTCCAAGAGGATTCATCTTTCCGTTATCTTCTCTAATATTATCAGAGAACATCTGATTTTTAGCCCAGGATTTAGGACCAAGAATTTCCAAACTGATCTGGCGGATCTGCGTAAAGAGATCATGAGTGCGATCTTCTACTTGCATTTGTTCGGTCTCTTGGAAGTGGAATACCCGAACCGATTCCTGAATCTTTCCAAGTTGGGAGAATATTTCTTCCAAACCGGAGAATTGTCCAATTCTACGGAGAAGGGTGGTATCACTATCAACCCGGATTTCTCCGTGATCGCATTCCCGGAGAAAGTATCTATCTACGGAATTCATCTATTAAAGGCATTCACCGAACTCAAAGACTACGATCGTGTTTATACTTTCGTTCTTACCAAGGAAGCATACCAACTCGGTATCTTGCTCGGATATAAGACAAACGAGTTTGTGGATTTCTTAAAGGCATCTAGCAAGGCAGAACTTGCGCAAAACCTTCTCTTCTTGTTGGAAGATTGGGGTGGCAATTTGCCTGTGGTAGAAGTTGCTGAAGATTGTGTTCTTGTTCGCACCAAGGATCAGAACGTGATGGAACTTTTGCTTGGTCAGATCAAGGGCAAGAAGATCGTGTTGGATGAGATCGGTCCTACTGCGGTTCTTGTAGATAAAACAAGAGTCCAGGACGTGATCACAGTCGCTGAAAAACTCAACCTGATCATTAACCTAACTCGCTAA
- the ilvN gene encoding acetolactate synthase small subunit has protein sequence MKHILKILVNNHPGVMSHVSGLFTRRSYNIDSIAVGVTDNPEISSMVIVVKGDDSVVEQVKRQLLKLPDVIDVEDLAYHDCISRELVLVVVQCSDANRTEIISICEVFQARIADLTKTTFTIEFSGNTRQVNHFLEMMQKYGIEEIARTGQIALRYRS, from the coding sequence ATGAAACATATACTTAAGATCCTGGTGAACAACCATCCCGGTGTCATGAGCCATGTCTCCGGCCTTTTTACTCGGAGAAGTTATAATATAGATTCCATCGCTGTGGGAGTAACGGACAATCCTGAGATTTCCAGCATGGTGATCGTCGTGAAAGGGGATGATTCCGTAGTAGAGCAGGTCAAACGCCAGCTACTGAAGCTGCCTGACGTGATCGATGTAGAAGATCTAGCCTATCATGATTGCATCAGCCGGGAACTTGTCCTTGTAGTGGTGCAATGTTCGGATGCGAATCGGACCGAGATCATTTCCATTTGTGAAGTATTTCAGGCGAGAATTGCGGATCTCACTAAAACTACCTTTACGATTGAATTCTCCGGAAACACCAGACAAGTGAATCATTTCCTCGAAATGATGCAAAAATACGGAATCGAGGAAATCGCTCGCACCGGACAGATCGCTCTACGCTACAGATCGTAA
- a CDS encoding metallophosphoesterase translates to MAEKNDLKIALVGDVHGFWNSSDTRFFSESDYDALVFTGDLGTISARSCLSIAKRISKVSKPGFLIPGNNDGPSILARLAEIFGWSSYKPRLDTFLLERRLQVLEKNLAPIRILGYSIQDEIPGVSLLGARPLAMGSRISFLPYIQRKYGISSMQESKEKLVSLAEKVDLNSRDLIVLAHNGPTGLGSKAKDIWGCDFKKEEGDFGDEDLGDFLSVSSSLNRKPKVVIAGHMHHSSRNGKRGSRIWKVRKDGILFINAARVPRIFKDKNGNIWHHHIELTRKNAYWEAEAIFLKNGRDEIFPLPDFLEREKNRCLEI, encoded by the coding sequence TTGGCCGAGAAAAATGATCTGAAGATCGCGTTAGTTGGGGACGTACATGGTTTCTGGAATTCTTCGGACACCCGATTTTTTTCGGAAAGTGATTATGATGCCTTGGTCTTTACCGGTGATCTGGGAACCATCTCGGCTCGAAGCTGCCTTTCGATTGCAAAAAGAATTTCTAAGGTTTCAAAGCCTGGCTTTCTCATTCCGGGGAATAATGATGGACCTTCCATCCTAGCAAGACTCGCAGAAATTTTCGGTTGGAGTTCCTACAAGCCCCGCTTAGATACTTTCCTTTTGGAAAGAAGACTACAGGTTTTAGAAAAGAATCTGGCTCCTATTCGAATCTTAGGTTATTCCATCCAAGACGAAATTCCAGGTGTAAGTCTTTTAGGTGCGAGACCTCTTGCAATGGGTTCTCGTATAAGTTTTCTTCCTTATATTCAAAGGAAGTACGGGATTTCTTCCATGCAAGAATCAAAAGAGAAGTTAGTCTCACTTGCGGAGAAGGTAGATCTAAATAGTCGAGATCTCATCGTTCTTGCTCATAACGGACCAACCGGACTCGGCTCTAAGGCCAAAGACATCTGGGGTTGTGATTTCAAAAAAGAAGAAGGGGACTTCGGAGATGAGGACCTGGGAGATTTTCTTTCGGTGTCTTCTTCTTTAAATAGAAAGCCTAAAGTTGTGATCGCGGGTCACATGCATCATTCTTCTCGAAATGGCAAAAGAGGTTCTCGGATCTGGAAGGTAAGGAAAGACGGGATCTTGTTCATTAATGCTGCGAGGGTCCCGAGGATCTTTAAGGATAAGAATGGCAATATCTGGCATCATCATATCGAACTCACTCGAAAGAATGCGTATTGGGAGGCGGAAGCTATATTTTTAAAGAATGGAAGGGACGAAATTTTCCCTCTCCCTGATTTCTTGGAGAGGGAAAAGAATAGGTGTTTAGAGATCTAG
- a CDS encoding methyl-accepting chemotaxis protein has translation MSIRTRISLYLSLVLFLGFAILTAINSVISYRSLHAEIESGSALSAERYTYEVKDYLDSAMGMARGFRMLLIFSNPKRQEVVDTMQEILRRNSKWFGMWAVYEPNAFDGLDNQFKNTKGHDASGRFVTYVHSVKESGEAVIEPSTNYEGTDSAADFYQVPKKTLEPLVTDPYLYLAGGKQVLMVSLCVPVSNKGKFWGVLGMDITTAQLQETMGNIKPFRGEGYLALISPKGIYAANGGDPSLVGKPIPNPDEFKLVQENSEGHNRFVFESDGYTHHFFPFKIGKGQKQWIMQISIPDSIFVKELVSVLLQNAISSLAIVSLIVIVLHFIFQRLISAGLLQAIGFSEEIAKGNLLAASSYERKDEIGALLSAMNTMREHLFHVVREITNSTTKLAGTAEKMATSSRNFSDVAQTQASAAEECSAAVEELASSAQNVGKSMQKAVSSMREIDGNVVLLKQQIASINSEMQGLVSLAASSIQEAVTGESAMTTSNKAMGAIGDSASRINEILSLITEISEKTNLLALNAAIEAARAGEAGKGFAVVAEEIGKLASQTSTSVQEISGLVNSTNNAVMDGNAKMGEAANILQRIKERVDEFDKSAKAVLVSVKTQEDNTKDIAESANSLMTFSLQIEEAVSEQRRATEEITKTIVSISEGTQEIASGADDLTTFSGDMHGQSEQLSNLIGRFKVS, from the coding sequence ATGAGTATTCGAACTCGCATCTCTTTATACCTTTCTCTCGTACTATTTTTAGGTTTTGCGATTTTGACGGCGATCAACTCCGTTATCTCCTATCGAAGCCTTCACGCTGAAATCGAATCTGGTTCCGCTTTGAGCGCGGAAAGATATACTTACGAAGTAAAAGATTATCTGGACTCCGCCATGGGAATGGCTCGAGGCTTCCGCATGCTCCTGATCTTCTCCAATCCGAAGCGACAGGAAGTCGTGGATACGATGCAAGAGATCCTGAGAAGGAACTCCAAATGGTTCGGGATGTGGGCTGTTTACGAACCGAATGCCTTCGACGGGTTAGACAATCAATTCAAGAATACAAAGGGTCATGACGCTAGCGGAAGATTTGTGACCTACGTCCACTCCGTCAAGGAGAGTGGAGAAGCAGTCATAGAACCTTCCACGAATTATGAAGGAACTGATTCAGCTGCCGATTTTTATCAGGTCCCTAAAAAGACCTTAGAGCCTCTAGTGACGGATCCGTATCTGTATCTTGCAGGTGGTAAGCAAGTTCTCATGGTATCACTCTGTGTACCGGTCAGTAATAAAGGCAAATTCTGGGGAGTACTCGGAATGGATATCACCACTGCTCAACTGCAAGAGACTATGGGGAATATCAAGCCTTTCCGAGGAGAAGGATATCTAGCTTTGATCTCTCCCAAAGGAATCTATGCAGCGAATGGAGGAGATCCTTCTCTTGTTGGAAAGCCGATCCCGAATCCGGACGAATTCAAATTAGTTCAGGAAAATTCCGAAGGTCATAATCGTTTTGTATTCGAATCGGATGGATACACTCATCATTTCTTTCCGTTCAAGATCGGTAAAGGCCAGAAGCAATGGATCATGCAGATCAGCATTCCTGATTCGATCTTTGTCAAAGAGTTAGTTAGCGTATTGCTCCAGAATGCGATTTCTTCCTTAGCGATCGTGAGTTTGATCGTAATCGTTTTACATTTTATTTTCCAGAGATTGATCTCTGCTGGTCTTCTCCAGGCGATTGGTTTCTCAGAAGAGATAGCAAAAGGAAATCTTTTAGCTGCTTCTTCTTATGAAAGAAAGGATGAAATAGGCGCTCTATTATCTGCAATGAATACGATGCGAGAGCATCTCTTTCATGTGGTTCGAGAAATAACGAACTCAACTACTAAGTTAGCCGGAACAGCGGAGAAGATGGCGACTTCTTCCCGAAATTTCTCAGATGTGGCTCAAACTCAGGCATCTGCTGCGGAGGAATGCTCTGCTGCAGTTGAGGAGCTCGCATCTTCTGCCCAAAACGTAGGTAAGTCTATGCAGAAGGCAGTTTCTAGTATGAGAGAGATCGACGGAAACGTGGTTCTTTTGAAACAGCAAATCGCAAGTATCAATTCAGAGATGCAAGGCCTTGTGAGTCTGGCTGCTTCTTCCATACAGGAAGCGGTAACAGGTGAATCGGCGATGACTACTTCTAACAAAGCCATGGGAGCGATCGGAGACAGTGCTTCTCGGATCAATGAGATCTTGTCCTTGATCACTGAGATTTCCGAAAAGACAAACTTACTTGCGTTGAACGCAGCTATCGAAGCTGCAAGAGCGGGAGAGGCAGGAAAAGGATTCGCAGTGGTGGCAGAAGAGATCGGCAAACTAGCGTCTCAAACTTCTACCAGTGTGCAAGAGATCAGCGGCTTGGTTAATTCCACAAACAATGCAGTGATGGACGGAAACGCTAAAATGGGCGAGGCCGCAAACATACTGCAGAGGATCAAAGAGAGAGTGGACGAATTCGATAAGTCCGCAAAGGCAGTTCTCGTTTCAGTCAAGACCCAAGAAGACAATACGAAGGATATTGCGGAAAGTGCGAATAGTCTTATGACCTTCAGCTTGCAGATCGAAGAGGCAGTGTCCGAGCAGAGAAGGGCAACAGAGGAGATCACTAAAACGATCGTAAGTATTTCCGAGGGAACTCAGGAGATCGCGAGCGGAGCGGATGATCTAACTACATTCTCCGGTGACATGCATGGTCAATCGGAGCAGTTATCTAATTTAATTGGAAGATTCAAGGTAAGTTAA
- a CDS encoding methyl-accepting chemotaxis protein: MSIRIRISLYISIILFVAFSILAAYNSYSAYQNLREEVEQSSDVTAERWSFEVMEQLNTLMGLLRGFRMPLIYAAPPREQIIQALTEVLKRNEDYFGMWLCYEPNAYDGKDLQYRNAPGHDATGRFIPYLNRAKAVTQIDLEPVIGYDNTDGSGDFYQIPKKTDKPTVVGPYTYPVNGMQVQMISLVVPVSMPGHFYGAAGLDLDLHFLQERLGKKKPFRGKGYIALISPTGLYAVNGDNSELLGKKIPNEGELKYYLENVDKGKRFTFEGSGNTGYYFPFHIGKDPKYWVLLVNIPNSVYYENIGEIILESALSALIILVVVLIALNLIFKRLVSSGLLKAIGFSDEIAKGNLVVVNDYPEQDEIGTLLSSMNSMRENLLNVVKEMRSSSQKLSSKSEEMSTSSRNFADIAQTQASAAEESSAAVEELAASAQNVGKSMEKAVENTKEIDGNSLRLKEQIASIDGEMQGLVHLASESKKQAVTGENAMIASTTAMGEIGESASRITEILSIITEISEKTNLLALNAAIEAARAGEAGKGFAVVAEEIGKLASQTSASVQEIGELVESTNDAVTNGNSKVEEASQILKKLKGSVNEFETSANKVLASVKTQESNTNQIQKSSNTLMNFSIQIEEAVQEQKNATNEITKTIISISEGTQEIASGADDLTSFSEEVKSQAEQLGKLIERFQVEG; the protein is encoded by the coding sequence ATGAGTATTCGAATTCGGATTTCTCTTTATATATCGATCATCTTATTCGTAGCATTCTCGATACTCGCTGCCTATAATTCTTATTCTGCTTATCAGAATTTGAGAGAAGAGGTAGAGCAGAGTTCCGACGTTACTGCTGAAAGATGGAGTTTCGAGGTCATGGAGCAATTGAACACTCTTATGGGTTTGCTCCGAGGCTTTCGCATGCCTTTAATATACGCTGCTCCTCCTAGGGAGCAGATCATTCAGGCTCTAACAGAGGTATTAAAGAGAAACGAAGACTATTTCGGAATGTGGCTTTGCTATGAACCGAACGCGTATGACGGTAAGGACCTTCAATATAGGAATGCTCCAGGTCATGATGCGACAGGACGGTTTATTCCATACTTAAATCGAGCTAAGGCCGTGACCCAAATTGATCTGGAACCGGTGATCGGTTATGACAATACGGATGGGTCCGGAGATTTCTATCAGATTCCGAAGAAGACGGATAAACCTACTGTAGTCGGACCTTATACGTATCCAGTGAATGGGATGCAAGTGCAAATGATCTCTCTTGTAGTCCCTGTCAGCATGCCGGGACATTTTTATGGTGCGGCAGGCTTGGATCTGGATCTTCATTTCTTGCAAGAAAGACTTGGGAAGAAGAAACCTTTTCGAGGAAAGGGTTATATCGCTCTTATTTCTCCAACAGGCTTGTATGCGGTGAATGGAGACAATTCGGAATTACTTGGTAAGAAAATCCCGAATGAAGGGGAACTGAAATATTATCTTGAAAATGTAGATAAGGGCAAACGATTCACTTTCGAAGGCAGTGGAAATACCGGTTATTATTTTCCATTTCATATAGGAAAAGATCCTAAGTATTGGGTTCTCCTAGTCAATATTCCAAATTCGGTATATTATGAAAACATTGGAGAGATTATCTTAGAGAGCGCACTTTCTGCGTTGATCATATTGGTAGTTGTTCTGATTGCATTGAATCTCATCTTCAAGCGTTTGGTAAGTTCGGGGCTATTGAAGGCGATCGGTTTCTCAGACGAGATTGCAAAGGGAAATCTTGTAGTGGTGAACGATTATCCGGAGCAGGATGAGATAGGAACATTATTATCTTCCATGAATTCGATGAGGGAGAATCTTCTGAACGTAGTAAAGGAGATGAGAAGTTCCTCTCAAAAGTTAAGTTCTAAGTCCGAGGAGATGTCCACTTCTTCCCGTAATTTTGCAGATATTGCTCAAACGCAAGCCTCGGCTGCGGAGGAGTCTTCTGCAGCTGTGGAAGAGCTCGCTGCTTCTGCTCAAAACGTAGGTAAATCCATGGAAAAAGCCGTGGAGAATACGAAGGAGATCGATGGAAACTCTCTGCGTTTGAAAGAGCAGATTGCAAGCATCGACGGTGAAATGCAAGGGCTTGTTCATCTTGCTTCCGAATCTAAGAAACAGGCAGTGACTGGAGAAAATGCTATGATCGCATCCACCACCGCCATGGGTGAGATTGGAGAGAGCGCCTCTAGAATTACGGAAATCTTATCTATCATTACTGAAATCTCCGAGAAGACAAACCTTCTCGCTTTGAATGCTGCTATCGAGGCGGCTCGGGCCGGAGAAGCTGGAAAAGGATTCGCGGTGGTTGCAGAGGAGATCGGAAAGCTTGCCTCTCAGACTTCTGCCAGTGTGCAGGAGATCGGAGAATTGGTAGAGTCCACGAACGATGCGGTCACGAATGGAAACTCAAAGGTAGAAGAAGCTTCTCAAATCTTGAAGAAACTAAAGGGAAGTGTGAATGAATTCGAGACTTCCGCAAACAAGGTTTTAGCTTCCGTTAAGACCCAGGAATCGAATACGAATCAGATCCAGAAGAGTTCCAATACTCTGATGAATTTTAGCATACAGATTGAAGAAGCGGTCCAAGAGCAGAAAAATGCGACGAATGAGATCACTAAGACAATCATCAGTATCTCGGAAGGAACCCAAGAGATCGCAAGTGGAGC
- a CDS encoding tetratricopeptide repeat protein has protein sequence MNEPIEKTQTGKEEDDSHFAQIKSLAKEAYRFLDSRQWDKAESKLKELLAKEPTNTYGLVGMGDLHFKRKEFRQALEFYNRCIKEDSSNKFSLMGLMNCYREMNLLNRVIEVAEEYRHITITDASILSRVADAHRKLKNFKESEVYYMQALQINPKDQYVIVGLGHLFFACQRYKDAISWWEKLLVIQPDNIKILTEIGNSYRKIKDFDEAIRYYRRAADLDPRNFFALYGLAESYRGKKDFRKANEFWERILEFDPDNKLIINRYADSLRGMGEFDKALECFNRILSEGEDYFALLGKASSLKMKGARDKAEEIYLDLHKKFPMDPRPVVELSELYSDMGKRDDAIKLLNDFHRKQPLNEEVKQKLDSFSE, from the coding sequence ATGAACGAACCCATTGAAAAAACCCAAACCGGAAAGGAAGAAGATGATTCGCATTTTGCTCAGATCAAGAGCTTGGCAAAAGAAGCGTACCGTTTTTTAGATAGCAGACAGTGGGATAAAGCCGAATCCAAATTAAAGGAACTGCTTGCAAAAGAGCCCACCAACACATACGGATTAGTTGGAATGGGTGATCTCCATTTCAAGCGCAAAGAGTTCCGACAAGCCCTCGAATTTTATAATCGTTGTATCAAGGAAGATTCTTCCAACAAATTCTCCCTCATGGGTCTCATGAACTGTTATCGTGAGATGAACCTGCTCAATCGTGTCATCGAAGTCGCTGAAGAGTACAGACATATCACGATAACCGACGCTTCTATCTTAAGCAGGGTCGCAGACGCACATAGAAAACTTAAAAACTTCAAAGAGTCTGAAGTGTACTATATGCAGGCTCTTCAGATCAATCCGAAAGACCAATACGTGATTGTAGGCCTCGGACACCTATTCTTCGCGTGCCAGAGATACAAGGACGCGATCAGCTGGTGGGAAAAACTATTAGTCATTCAACCAGATAATATTAAGATCCTCACGGAGATAGGTAACAGCTATCGTAAGATCAAGGACTTTGATGAAGCGATCCGTTATTATAGAAGAGCAGCAGACTTAGATCCTAGAAACTTCTTCGCACTGTACGGTTTGGCAGAATCGTATCGAGGTAAGAAAGATTTCCGCAAAGCCAACGAATTCTGGGAAAGGATTTTGGAATTCGATCCGGACAACAAACTTATCATCAACAGATATGCAGACAGCTTGCGAGGAATGGGAGAGTTCGACAAGGCTCTGGAATGCTTCAACCGTATCCTTTCAGAAGGAGAAGATTATTTCGCGTTACTCGGAAAAGCTTCTTCCTTAAAGATGAAGGGAGCGAGAGATAAGGCAGAAGAGATCTATCTGGATCTTCACAAGAAATTCCCTATGGATCCTCGTCCAGTTGTAGAGCTTTCCGAATTGTATTCCGATATGGGCAAACGAGACGATGCAATCAAATTGTTAAACGACTTCCATAGAAAGCAGCCTCTAAACGAAGAAGTAAAACAGAAATTGGATTCTTTCTCGGAATAA